One part of the uncultured Bacteroides sp. genome encodes these proteins:
- a CDS encoding trehalase family glycosidase → MKKKLLLLLLLIGTFFTRTISGKETIPPSCFTNSHDITSLHAWGPYSKRYAGISHIPDMQKGMRFDFSVMPGYYRSRQLIPHVLFESSYYPWDINPSMNRITYRYELEWKDRVFTDVTYYVLDEHCTLVGMRCVNNTTVNQNLVLNLMAYIDYEQEQSQVKVPENKNIQWYNATDYLLNEPAHKFPQYNLVYDGWKRNEMQTSQSLSGFVLGKEFGKEKGDKVVYEVNILPGKEKGMIGFRYNTPKDKTATFRMKGLVESPLTLKGTGEYTIALVPYSCKKPGKYILELRSEGTSSTALDGFFIGSEEEMKKIEIVPRSLSFNPKIVTGNENQDFSLKYDGCNNYYGIAWNYKESSIRTILDDNLESFFRKKVHDHVATRLVGNMKWNYTNAFLRPIVLAAHSEQTLYALVCTGTSEQVNEQIQKFHVSPTTYTSRIQKNATNSGNKILPDGKKYEFGNRLLQSALLSNIVYPVRTQGQYIRHFTPGKNWNSLYTWDSGFIALGLIDIDIAKAFECIRAYTTPVGSESAFIHHGTPLPIQLYAYYDLWNNCQSQEALEFLYPRLKQFFDFMVGNNPYSTTRMKGTGLLCTWDYFYNSGGWDDYPPQHALSDKSSVTPVVTSAYYIRAAKILRLAAKKLGLKQDVKGYDQVIKQLSNALQTYAWDEETGYYGYVLHNADGKAKGIYRYKDGSNFNKGLDGISPLIANISSKEQTARMIKHIFSPNEMWTDIGISTVDQSAPYYRSDGYWNGAVWFPHQWMIWKALLDLGEGEKAYQVASTALNTWEKECEESYYTFEHFIISSQRGAGWHQFSGLSSPILNWFAAYYRVGKVSIGFEVWISENSFNNDYSQYKAKISFDDSTLPHKRSFIVCMNPTKKYQIRFNGKVVENKSYYPGLLDITLPCTNKSGVLTIDSI, encoded by the coding sequence ATGAAAAAGAAACTGTTATTATTATTGTTACTGATAGGTACTTTCTTTACGAGAACCATATCAGGAAAAGAAACTATTCCTCCATCTTGCTTTACCAATAGTCATGATATAACCTCATTACATGCGTGGGGGCCTTATTCTAAACGTTATGCCGGAATATCACATATACCCGACATGCAGAAAGGAATGCGTTTCGATTTTTCTGTAATGCCGGGATATTATCGTAGCAGGCAACTAATACCTCATGTTCTTTTTGAGTCATCTTATTATCCATGGGACATTAATCCTTCCATGAATCGTATAACATACCGTTATGAACTGGAATGGAAAGATCGTGTATTTACCGATGTCACCTACTATGTGCTAGACGAACATTGCACGCTGGTAGGCATGCGATGTGTCAATAATACTACGGTTAATCAAAATCTAGTGCTCAACCTGATGGCTTATATTGACTATGAGCAGGAACAATCTCAGGTTAAAGTTCCAGAAAATAAGAATATACAATGGTACAATGCTACCGATTATTTATTAAATGAGCCAGCACACAAATTTCCCCAATATAATTTAGTATATGATGGATGGAAAAGAAATGAAATGCAAACTTCACAGTCACTAAGTGGGTTTGTTTTGGGTAAAGAATTTGGCAAAGAAAAGGGAGATAAAGTAGTTTATGAAGTGAATATCCTTCCGGGAAAAGAAAAAGGGATGATAGGCTTTAGATATAATACGCCTAAAGACAAGACTGCAACTTTTCGAATGAAAGGACTGGTTGAAAGTCCGCTGACGCTAAAAGGTACAGGAGAATACACAATAGCCTTAGTTCCTTACTCATGTAAAAAGCCAGGAAAATACATTTTAGAGTTACGCTCTGAGGGTACTAGTAGTACTGCCTTAGATGGCTTCTTTATTGGAAGTGAAGAGGAAATGAAGAAAATTGAAATAGTTCCAAGATCTTTATCTTTTAATCCTAAAATAGTGACAGGAAATGAAAATCAGGATTTTAGTTTAAAATATGATGGCTGTAATAACTATTATGGAATAGCATGGAACTATAAAGAATCGAGTATCCGTACAATTCTGGATGACAATCTGGAATCATTCTTCCGCAAAAAGGTACACGACCATGTAGCAACAAGATTAGTAGGTAATATGAAGTGGAATTATACTAATGCTTTTTTACGGCCAATAGTGTTGGCTGCTCATTCAGAGCAAACTTTATATGCATTAGTCTGTACAGGAACTTCTGAACAAGTAAACGAACAAATACAGAAATTCCATGTTTCACCTACAACTTATACGTCGCGTATTCAAAAGAATGCCACAAACTCTGGGAATAAGATCTTGCCAGATGGAAAGAAGTACGAATTCGGGAACCGCCTATTGCAATCAGCATTATTATCTAATATAGTTTATCCTGTTCGCACACAAGGCCAGTACATCCGGCATTTTACACCTGGTAAGAACTGGAATAGCCTTTATACATGGGATTCCGGATTTATTGCTCTGGGGTTGATTGATATAGATATAGCAAAAGCCTTTGAATGTATAAGGGCCTATACCACTCCCGTAGGAAGTGAATCGGCATTTATTCATCATGGAACTCCTTTGCCAATACAACTATATGCATATTACGATTTATGGAATAATTGTCAATCACAAGAAGCTTTAGAATTTCTATATCCGCGGCTCAAGCAGTTCTTTGACTTTATGGTAGGTAATAATCCCTATTCCACTACCCGCATGAAAGGTACAGGACTATTATGTACATGGGATTATTTTTATAATTCGGGCGGTTGGGATGATTATCCTCCTCAGCATGCTCTAAGTGATAAATCGTCTGTCACCCCTGTAGTTACCTCAGCTTATTATATCCGAGCTGCTAAAATATTGCGTTTAGCGGCGAAAAAGTTAGGTCTGAAACAAGATGTTAAAGGTTACGACCAGGTAATTAAACAACTATCTAATGCATTGCAAACCTATGCATGGGACGAAGAAACTGGTTATTATGGATATGTGTTGCATAATGCCGACGGAAAAGCTAAGGGGATTTATCGCTATAAAGATGGTTCCAACTTCAATAAAGGTTTAGATGGGATTTCTCCACTCATTGCGAATATTTCCTCCAAAGAGCAAACAGCCAGAATGATAAAACATATTTTTTCTCCTAATGAAATGTGGACAGATATTGGTATATCGACAGTAGACCAATCGGCTCCTTACTATAGATCAGACGGATATTGGAATGGAGCTGTTTGGTTTCCACATCAATGGATGATTTGGAAAGCCTTATTGGATCTTGGAGAAGGAGAAAAAGCTTACCAAGTGGCAAGTACAGCTTTAAATACCTGGGAAAAAGAGTGTGAAGAGAGTTATTATACATTTGAACATTTTATTATTTCCTCACAGCGTGGAGCTGGGTGGCATCAATTCTCCGGTTTATCATCTCCTATACTCAACTGGTTTGCCGCTTATTATCGAGTAGGAAAAGTTTCTATCGGTTTTGAAGTCTGGATTTCTGAGAATTCTTTTAATAACGATTACTCCCAGTACAAGGCGAAAATCTCATTTGACGATTCAACACTTCCCCATAAACGTTCTTTTATAGTATGTATGAATCCGACAAAAAAATATCAAATCAGATTCAATGGTAAAGTTGTTGAAAATAAATCGTATTATCCTGGATTATTAGATATTACATTACCATGCACCAATAAGTCGGGAGTACTTACTATAGATTCTATCTAA
- a CDS encoding substrate-binding domain-containing protein — protein MKYTTFIILLILTFLSSSCRKDSSRYIIGVSQCSDDEWRHKMNDEILREAQFYSGVKVEIRTAKDNNQKQAKDIYYFINKKVDILIVAPNEAAPMTPIIEEAYNKGIPVIVVDRKILSDKYTAFVGADNYEIGKTVGQYIAARLKGKGTIAELTGLSGSTPAIDRHQGFMSAISKYPSITLLCKEDAGWLQFQAKQKMNSILTRFPKIDIVFAHNDRMAAGAYQSAKKHKREKGTAFIGIDALPGKNLGVDLVLRNVLDATFIYPTGGDRVMQIAMKILEKKSYPRETILSTAVVDRTNARVMKLQTDHIAENEKKIGLLNTRIDNYLTSYATQKIILYGSFIVLLLFAGMFLILWKSLHTKNRLNKELSKRNDEITNQKEQLELQRDQLIELSKQLEEATNAKLVFFTNISHDFRTPLTLVADPIDQLLGDKSLTNNQQQSLQLVKKNVNILLRLVNQILDFRKFENGKLELVLNKIDLAVSFEEWNSAFRAVVRKKHIKFIFDVLPNTDFHAVVDVEKLERIYFNLLSNAFKFTPENGVIHVNLLTIEQEENKYVRFTIANSGTVISPEHIRNIFERFYKTDLHHEGSGIGLALVKAFVDMHKGNIQVESDKQRGTIFTVDLPFEQALFCESTSVTTISSETQQELFELPDEFSIDEIHSENCETVLVIDDNPDIRSYIRQLLQQEYEVIEAKDGTEGIRKAMKYVPDVIISDIMMPGMDGIECCRRLKGELQTCHIPIILLTACSLDEQRIEGFENGADSYISKPFNSQVLTARVRNLIDGHKRMKQFFGDNTSEKEPICDIDKIFIGKFKKLIEEGISNSELNVEDLGKDMGLSRVQLYRKIKALTNYAPNELLRITRLKKASALMSSSDMTIAEICYEVGFTSPSYFSKCYKEYFGESPTEYLKRIGISQPN, from the coding sequence ATGAAATACACAACCTTTATTATTTTGTTAATCCTTACTTTTCTGTCATCATCGTGCAGAAAAGATTCTTCCAGATACATTATTGGAGTGTCACAATGCAGCGATGACGAATGGAGGCACAAGATGAACGACGAAATACTTCGTGAAGCTCAGTTTTACAGTGGAGTTAAGGTTGAGATACGCACAGCTAAGGATAACAACCAAAAGCAGGCAAAAGATATTTATTACTTTATTAATAAAAAAGTAGATATTCTGATTGTTGCCCCTAATGAAGCAGCTCCTATGACACCTATTATTGAAGAAGCTTATAATAAAGGAATTCCAGTCATTGTAGTTGATCGCAAGATACTTTCAGATAAATACACTGCCTTCGTGGGTGCAGATAACTATGAGATTGGTAAAACCGTAGGTCAATACATCGCAGCACGACTTAAAGGAAAAGGAACAATTGCAGAATTAACCGGTCTGAGTGGTTCAACACCTGCCATTGACCGCCATCAGGGTTTTATGAGTGCTATCAGTAAATACCCCTCTATAACTTTGTTATGTAAAGAAGATGCTGGGTGGCTTCAATTTCAGGCTAAACAGAAAATGAATTCCATTCTTACTCGTTTCCCAAAAATTGATATAGTTTTTGCTCATAATGATCGTATGGCAGCCGGAGCCTACCAATCAGCAAAAAAACATAAAAGAGAAAAAGGAACAGCCTTTATAGGTATTGATGCTCTTCCTGGCAAAAATTTAGGTGTGGACCTTGTGCTTAGAAATGTTTTGGATGCAACTTTCATTTATCCCACAGGAGGCGACCGTGTAATGCAGATAGCTATGAAAATTCTTGAAAAGAAGAGCTATCCGCGGGAAACAATACTCAGCACAGCCGTTGTAGACAGGACCAATGCCCGGGTAATGAAGTTGCAAACTGACCATATTGCCGAAAACGAGAAGAAGATTGGACTTCTAAATACTCGCATAGATAATTATCTGACTAGTTATGCTACTCAAAAGATTATTTTATACGGAAGTTTCATAGTTCTGTTGCTTTTTGCAGGAATGTTTCTGATTTTATGGAAATCTCTGCATACTAAAAACAGATTAAACAAAGAACTATCAAAAAGGAATGATGAAATTACCAACCAAAAGGAACAACTGGAATTGCAGCGAGACCAATTAATAGAGCTTTCTAAGCAGCTGGAAGAAGCCACAAATGCCAAACTGGTATTCTTTACTAACATATCACATGATTTCCGTACACCTCTTACCTTAGTAGCCGATCCTATTGATCAACTTCTTGGTGATAAAAGCCTGACTAATAACCAACAGCAATCATTGCAATTGGTTAAAAAAAATGTCAATATTCTGCTCCGTCTAGTGAACCAAATATTGGATTTCCGCAAATTTGAGAACGGGAAGCTGGAGTTAGTATTAAATAAGATTGATCTCGCAGTTTCATTTGAAGAATGGAATTCGGCATTCCGCGCAGTTGTTAGAAAGAAACATATAAAATTTATCTTTGATGTTCTTCCAAATACGGATTTTCATGCTGTTGTTGACGTAGAGAAGCTGGAACGGATTTACTTTAATCTGCTATCCAATGCATTCAAATTCACTCCGGAAAATGGAGTAATACATGTGAATCTGCTTACTATAGAGCAGGAAGAGAATAAATATGTGCGTTTTACTATTGCTAACAGCGGTACTGTTATTTCTCCTGAACATATTCGAAATATTTTTGAACGATTCTATAAAACAGATTTACACCACGAAGGTTCCGGAATTGGGCTGGCACTTGTTAAAGCCTTTGTAGATATGCACAAAGGTAATATTCAGGTGGAAAGCGATAAACAAAGAGGCACTATCTTTACCGTAGACTTACCTTTTGAACAGGCATTGTTTTGTGAATCAACTTCGGTTACGACTATTTCTTCCGAAACTCAACAAGAATTATTTGAATTACCGGACGAATTCTCTATTGATGAAATTCATTCTGAAAATTGTGAGACTGTACTTGTTATTGATGATAATCCTGATATCCGTTCTTATATACGCCAACTACTTCAGCAAGAATATGAAGTGATAGAAGCAAAAGACGGAACTGAAGGTATCCGTAAGGCTATGAAATATGTACCAGACGTAATTATAAGCGATATAATGATGCCTGGCATGGATGGTATAGAATGTTGCCGTCGTCTGAAAGGTGAATTACAAACCTGCCACATACCTATAATTCTTCTTACAGCATGCTCTCTTGATGAACAGCGTATCGAAGGATTTGAGAATGGAGCAGATTCATATATTTCCAAGCCATTCAATTCTCAGGTACTTACAGCACGCGTTCGGAATCTTATTGACGGGCACAAGCGAATGAAACAATTCTTTGGCGATAATACATCCGAAAAAGAACCCATCTGCGACATAGATAAAATTTTTATCGGAAAGTTCAAAAAACTTATAGAAGAAGGGATTAGCAACTCTGAACTCAATGTAGAAGATCTGGGCAAAGACATGGGACTCAGTAGAGTGCAACTTTATCGAAAAATAAAAGCTCTGACAAATTATGCTCCCAATGAGCTACTTCGTATAACTCGCTTAAAGAAAGCATCTGCGCTGATGTCCTCTTCAGATATGACTATAGCAGAGATATGTTACGAAGTAGGATTTACTTCTCCGTCGTACTTTAGCAAATGCTATAAAGAATATTTTGGTGAAAGTCCTACTGAGTATTTAAAAAGAATTGGAATTTCTCAGCCAAACTAA